The Thermococcus sibiricus MM 739 DNA window ACGCACCCTTGGGTTCAAAAGCTTTTATATGAGGCATTTCTTTCAAATGCTCTAAAACCAATTTCCTTCTCTTCTCGTACTCTTTCCTCATCTCCTCTACAGCCTTCCAGCTTGCTTCTTCTCTAAGTGCGGCCACTCCGGCAATCTGGACAAATGAAGCAACGTTTCCAATGATGTAAGCATGGAGCTTTATCATGTCTTTGACGACATCTTCAGGAGCGATTGTAAAACCTAATCTCCATCCGGTCATTGCAAAAGTCTTTGAGAAACTATTCGCCAATATAGTGTTATCTGGAGCGTATTTAATCATCGGCACATGCTTTGCTCCATCATAAAGGAAGTGCTCATACGGTTCATCACTAAGAATGTAGATATTATAATCCTGGGCGATGTCTGCCACAGCCTTAGCAACTTCCTCATCCAAAGTTGCACCAGTTGGGTTATTCGGGTAGTTTAAGACTATCATTCTAGTTCTCTTTGTGATTAACTCTAAAAGCTCGTCTGTATCTGGTTGAAATTCATTCTCTTCTTTTAATGGCAACCGAATGTACTTTGCTCCAGAAACTTTTGCATCCTCAACATAGCACACAAATGCCGGGTCAGGTATTATGACTTCATCTCCTTCCTCGAGCAAACTTTCAAATGCAAGATAGGTAGCTTCATAAGCTCCAGCCGTTACAAGAACATTCTGGGGTTGAATTCTCATCCCATAGTGACTGACATAATATTCTGAAATTGCGTTTCTTAGCTCTGCAATTCCAGCATTTGGGGTGTAGTGTGTCCATCCCTCATCAAGAGCTCTTTTTGCAGCTTCCTTTATATTTTTAGGTGTATCAAAATCAGGTTCTCCTATTCCAAGTGAAATGACATTTTTCATTTTTGATGCTCTTTCAAAAAGCTCCCTAATCTTTGACCTCTGGATTAGATTTATACGATCTGCAACGAAATATTTATGCTTTTTATAACGCATTATCCATCCCCCCAATAGCACTTATGAATGATGGAGATATTCTTATAAATTTATCGAGAAACGTTCAAAAACGAAGACAAAGTACAAGAATTCTTCGGGATTTAAACAATGAACCAACAATTTGAGTAATGTTAAAGGACATCAACCAGAGCAATCTGTTCAACGGATTCCTTCACTTTCTCTTTCTCACAATTCGTAAGCTGGAGTTCCTTTGCACCAATTTTCAATAGAACTTCCGCCAAATCCTTCTCAGCATTTTCACCAAATGCTACTATGAAGTTTTCACCCTTCTTTGCCCCAACCAGATTAATAGCATCCTTTATTTGAAGATTACCACTAACTCTTAAGAGAATTTCTCCCCTGATAGTTTTGGCTTTGTTTGTACCTCTTTCGAAAGATTTTAATGCCAACACTGTAGCAAATACCACTTTTTCCCAACATTCCACATTCAATATTTGAACGTTATTAGGAAGTATCTCAAAGATTTGAGTAATGTTCTCAACTAAGATTTTTGCAATTGCAATTCTTTTGTTATTGTACATCAATACTCTCATTACATCTCCCCTAAGTGAATTATTCGTTATTTATTAAAGTTTTTGCGTATATAGAAGTATGCGTTCACTTAAAATATTTGAGTTTCTCTCTATTTTTTTAAAAATTCTTGGATATTAATAATATCATGATATTAAATCAAAAACAAAAAGTATTTAACTAATTAAAACAACATATTCATTAGCTACGCTCGTATATATGGTGAAACCGCCATGGCCAAAATGAAGATCATTAGTGTACAGCTACCGCAAGGACTCATAAATGCCCTTGATGTATTAGTTAGAAGAGGGGTATATCCCAACAGGAGTGAAGCGATTCGAGAAGCTATCAGAGAACTGGTAAAAAGAGAACTTTATGTCATGGAGTCAGAAGAAAGAGAAATTCCAGAATACGTGGTGAAATAGGAGTGTCGGAGGGATTAGGAATGGTGTTTAAAATATTAGAACAA harbors:
- the cgi121 gene encoding KEOPS complex subunit Cgi121, which codes for MRVLMYNNKRIAIAKILVENITQIFEILPNNVQILNVECWEKVVFATVLALKSFERGTNKAKTIRGEILLRVSGNLQIKDAINLVGAKKGENFIVAFGENAEKDLAEVLLKIGAKELQLTNCEKEKVKESVEQIALVDVL
- a CDS encoding pyridoxal phosphate-dependent aminotransferase; translated protein: MRYKKHKYFVADRINLIQRSKIRELFERASKMKNVISLGIGEPDFDTPKNIKEAAKRALDEGWTHYTPNAGIAELRNAISEYYVSHYGMRIQPQNVLVTAGAYEATYLAFESLLEEGDEVIIPDPAFVCYVEDAKVSGAKYIRLPLKEENEFQPDTDELLELITKRTRMIVLNYPNNPTGATLDEEVAKAVADIAQDYNIYILSDEPYEHFLYDGAKHVPMIKYAPDNTILANSFSKTFAMTGWRLGFTIAPEDVVKDMIKLHAYIIGNVASFVQIAGVAALREEASWKAVEEMRKEYEKRRKLVLEHLKEMPHIKAFEPKGAFYVFANITGTGMKSEEFAEWLLDKAGVVVIPGTAFGPAGEGYIRISYATSQENLLEAMARMKKALEEL
- a CDS encoding ribbon-helix-helix domain-containing protein, which encodes MAKMKIISVQLPQGLINALDVLVRRGVYPNRSEAIREAIRELVKRELYVMESEEREIPEYVVK